In Centroberyx gerrardi isolate f3 chromosome 20, fCenGer3.hap1.cur.20231027, whole genome shotgun sequence, a genomic segment contains:
- the LOC139918413 gene encoding sulfotransferase 2B1-like — protein sequence MMTEAELYIVYKGVYLPLHLHPAQSLKYYEEFSFRPDDIVIVTYPKSGTTWMQEIVPLIQSGGDPASVETVPNWDRVPWLEEHRASILKLEQRPSPRIFATHYHYSMMPPSFFKAKPKVIYVMRNPRDVFTSSFHYYGMASYLVNPGTQNEFLHKFLDGKIMFGSWFDHVKGWLNAPDKEHTMYISYEEMIMDLKDSVARMAQFLEKPLNSEAVEKIANRCVFKNMKQNKMSNYSMVPSEFMDQSKSEFLRKGIAGDWKNQLTVAEAEYFDAVYKDKMKDVKYKFVWD from the exons ATGATGACAGAGGCAGAGTTATACATCGTGTACAAGGGCGTCTATCTCCCTCTACATCTACACCCTGCACAGAGCCTGAAATACTACGAGGAGTTTTCTTTTCGTCCAGATGACATTGTCATTGTGACTTACCCCAAGTCAG GTACGACATGGATGCAGGAGATTGTTCCTCTGATCcagagtggaggagatccagCCTCAGTTGAGACTGTTCCCAACTGGGACCGGGTCCCCTGGCTGGAGGAGCACCGGGCCAGCATTCTTAAACTGGAGCAGAGGCCGTCTCCACGCATTTTTGCCACACACTACCACTATAGCATGATGCCACCGTCCTTCTTCAAAGCCAAGCCAAAG GTCATTTATGTCATGAGGAACCCCAGAGATGTGTTTACGTCTTCCTTTCACTACTATGGGATGGCCTCCTACCTGGTCAACCCAGGCACACAGAACGAGTTCCTACACAAGTTCCTTGATGGAAAAA ttATGTTTGGCTCATGGTTTGATCATGTAAAAGGCTGGCTGAATGCTCCAGACAAAGAGCACACAATGTACATCTCCTATGAAGAAATGATTATG GACCTGAAGGACTCTGTGGCCAGAATGGCCCAGTTCCTGGAGAAACCTCTGAACTCTGAGGCGGTAGAGAAGATAGCAAACCGATGTGTGTTCAAGAACATGAAGCAGAACAAGATGTCCAACTACTCTATGGTCCCTTCTGAATTCATGGACCAGAGCAAGTCGGAGTTTCTCAGGAAAG GTATCGCTGGAGACTGGAAAAACCAATTAACAGTGGCAGAAGCAGAATACTTTGATGCTGTttacaaagacaaaatgaaagatgTCAAATACAAATTTGTATGGGATTAA